One Deinococcus betulae genomic region harbors:
- a CDS encoding BTAD domain-containing putative transcriptional regulator: protein MSRAQKIYRTMLAGQYAQALELHAAWATPTAQADRWAGYCLFCQGELLLARDMLLRALNGKAVAAAVELATVYRHLRQLPQAWAMLQSLDHHPLEPLDEGLAFRERGALLFEEGRLREAEDAFERAWQLLQHVPETSVRVNTAYALGYIQSFLGKDRRALHHLNLALKETQSGRRLHPLLARAFAYQSLGRFDLAEQDLSEADSLGKSVPMAQSVLSYSRGALYRVQGRWVQALEHLERAAQQARDLDDRGTECFAELDASTVLVATGRHAEAQLKLCRAAELADAPRARAHYLLRLGHLQVHTDHPEAAHTLEQARALCQSLHLQREQLLADLHIAELALRQRDDASADGALQQALESRYALGHGTAVISELRGLPNVLGRLAACPPNDPRSILLDDWRALAGAAPLKVHLQSLGAPQLHTDSRPVRLTMRRCVEVMVYLLFSPNSSREQLLAALWPDEVPARAVSYFHQVRHELEHTVPGLRLRYDRITRTYALCAAGLQFSWDVEDVKSALSEGSEDGLHRALHLYAGPLLPDTPGEWLRMERDALEWSLIKTGLHLIERWSEAGEYAKCLTLAERLLEIDPVNEVLAEYLLQATWELQGKLSTRRQLAELTSRFTDQVGEVPPTFVVWQRRVEGFKA from the coding sequence ATGAGCCGAGCCCAGAAGATCTACCGCACCATGCTGGCGGGTCAATACGCCCAGGCGCTGGAACTTCATGCCGCCTGGGCCACGCCGACCGCTCAGGCGGACCGCTGGGCCGGCTACTGCCTGTTCTGTCAAGGTGAACTGCTGCTCGCCCGCGATATGCTGCTGCGCGCCCTGAACGGCAAGGCCGTCGCCGCAGCTGTGGAACTGGCGACCGTTTACCGGCACCTGCGGCAACTGCCACAGGCCTGGGCCATGCTCCAGAGCCTTGATCATCATCCCCTCGAGCCGCTGGACGAGGGCCTGGCGTTCCGGGAGCGCGGCGCCCTCCTGTTTGAAGAGGGCCGGCTGCGTGAAGCGGAAGACGCCTTCGAACGGGCCTGGCAGCTGCTGCAACATGTGCCAGAAACCAGCGTGCGTGTCAACACTGCCTACGCCCTGGGCTACATCCAGAGTTTCCTCGGTAAGGACCGGCGCGCCCTCCATCACCTCAATTTGGCACTGAAGGAGACTCAGAGTGGACGCCGACTGCATCCGCTGCTGGCGCGCGCGTTCGCCTACCAGTCACTCGGGCGCTTCGACCTTGCCGAGCAGGACCTGAGTGAAGCAGACAGCTTGGGCAAGAGTGTGCCGATGGCGCAGAGCGTCCTGTCATACAGCCGCGGCGCGCTCTACCGTGTCCAGGGCCGCTGGGTTCAGGCACTTGAACACTTGGAACGCGCGGCCCAGCAGGCGCGCGACCTCGATGACCGCGGCACCGAATGCTTTGCAGAACTCGACGCCAGCACCGTGCTGGTCGCCACTGGTCGCCACGCCGAGGCCCAGCTGAAACTCTGCCGAGCCGCCGAACTTGCTGACGCGCCGCGCGCCCGCGCCCACTACCTGCTGCGTCTGGGCCACCTGCAGGTTCACACAGACCATCCAGAGGCCGCCCATACCCTTGAGCAGGCCCGCGCGCTGTGCCAGAGTCTGCACCTGCAACGTGAGCAGCTCCTTGCCGACCTGCACATTGCCGAATTGGCCCTGCGTCAGCGCGACGACGCCTCTGCAGATGGAGCCCTTCAGCAAGCCCTGGAGAGCCGGTACGCGTTGGGTCACGGGACGGCTGTCATCAGCGAGCTGCGCGGCCTGCCCAATGTACTTGGCCGACTCGCTGCCTGCCCACCCAATGATCCCCGTTCGATACTGCTTGACGATTGGCGCGCTTTGGCAGGTGCAGCGCCACTGAAGGTGCACTTACAGTCTCTTGGTGCGCCGCAACTCCACACGGACAGCCGACCAGTACGCCTGACGATGAGGCGCTGCGTAGAAGTGATGGTCTATCTGCTGTTCTCTCCCAACAGCAGCCGTGAGCAGCTCCTGGCGGCGCTGTGGCCGGATGAGGTGCCGGCCCGTGCGGTGAGCTATTTTCATCAGGTTCGGCATGAACTTGAGCACACCGTCCCGGGCCTCCGTCTGCGCTACGACCGAATCACACGAACCTACGCCTTGTGCGCGGCTGGACTGCAGTTTTCCTGGGACGTTGAAGACGTAAAGAGCGCCCTAAGTGAGGGCAGTGAAGATGGATTGCACCGTGCACTACATCTGTACGCCGGTCCACTGCTGCCGGACACACCTGGCGAGTGGCTCCGAATGGAGCGTGATGCTTTGGAATGGTCCCTGATTAAAACCGGCCTGCACCTGATCGAACGCTGGAGTGAGGCTGGTGAGTACGCCAAATGCCTCACCCTTGCTGAACGCCTCCTCGAAATTGATCCTGTCAACGAGGTGCTTGCGGAGTACCTCCTGCAGGCCACTTGGGAACTTCAGGGCAAATTAAGCACTCGGCGCCAACTGGCTGAACTGACCTCCCGCTTCACCGATCAGGTGGGGGAGGTACCGCCGACCTTCGTGGTCTGGCAGCGCCGCGTAGAGGGCTTCAAGGCCTGA
- a CDS encoding amino acid adenylation domain-containing protein, whose protein sequence is MTPSALPRSTAGAACVAATAFPVTTTAEVLLRRLHALSAEPGTIWEDVTPFLPDDPRAADRVARELRLPLPPGRAWRATLLRAPNRSLQLCLTYDRARVPMALRAHLTATAAAEPPAPPSTPVPSTPTRRAVTPDLLAAFEGADRHLNLDWATGPAMPIPATDLRLPVPDDTNLSLLLAAAGTVLAHLTEQDTPLLAALTSLADGTEAFALVPVAARSGVSLSALAAQADTHLQAPVWDDAAGHALIGNITAAVGIVADLTPPVVTPAAHLAYQQRPYPVTLQLQHTGAGLLLTCEHAPEVAPSMARTFVRAVAQLLGRAALQSPACALPLLSDEAHAEVAALGRSAAAPARPTARLDEAFTRQAAACPDAPALSCEDQTLRYGELNGRADAVARALRAHGLKDHERVGVCLERSLDLVVVLLGILKAGGTYVPMDPTYPRERLQHTVTDAQVRLVVTDLPNFPLAPDGQALAPDAVSAYGATLTAPLPAPTTTAEDAAYVIFTSGSTGKPKGVAVPHANVGQLIAVTRDDFGLGPNDTWTMFHSASFDFSVWEIWGALLTGGHLVVVPYWVSRDPAEFHDLLRERRVTVLNQTPSAFTQLIEADRTRPPLGVRLVIFGGEPLHAPVLLRWFDRYPERHCRLVNMFGITETTVHVTALTVRRREALQASRSVGPALPGWHLYVMDAQQRLLPPGVPGEIYVGGDGVALGYLNRDELTRERFLPDPFAPGRMYRSGDKGRLRLDGQLEHLGRLDSQVKLRGFRIELEEIRHVLMGAPHVTAAAVVVHQPDPNDSASARLDAYVTLDAPGPAQSDLGDVRRHAAQHLPPFMQPATFTRLNHVPLTANGKLDVRRLPPAQPPRAPDPDVAAPSRAASAEEVLRQLFEQVLSVPVGLDDNFFELGGNSLYAVRISALLRERGLPALPLRELYVHQTVRRLAPFIALAAAGPR, encoded by the coding sequence GTGACCCCATCTGCCCTGCCCCGCTCCACCGCAGGCGCCGCCTGCGTGGCCGCCACCGCCTTCCCCGTCACGACAACTGCCGAGGTGCTGCTGCGCCGCCTTCACGCTTTGAGTGCCGAGCCAGGTACGATCTGGGAGGACGTCACGCCGTTCCTCCCGGACGACCCGCGCGCCGCGGACCGGGTGGCGCGCGAACTGCGCCTGCCCCTACCGCCCGGCCGCGCCTGGCGAGCCACGCTGCTGCGGGCGCCCAACCGGTCCCTGCAACTGTGCCTCACCTATGACCGTGCGCGGGTGCCTATGGCCCTGCGCGCGCACCTGACAGCCACGGCAGCCGCAGAGCCGCCTGCGCCGCCGTCCACACCCGTCCCATCAACGCCAACCCGGCGGGCCGTCACGCCGGACCTGCTGGCCGCTTTCGAGGGCGCCGACCGTCACCTGAACCTCGACTGGGCCACCGGCCCGGCCATGCCCATTCCCGCCACAGACCTGCGTCTGCCCGTCCCAGACGACACGAATCTAAGCCTGCTGCTGGCCGCTGCCGGGACAGTCCTGGCCCACCTCACTGAACAGGACACGCCACTCTTGGCCGCCTTGACCAGTCTTGCAGACGGCACCGAGGCCTTCGCGCTTGTGCCAGTGGCCGCCCGGTCCGGCGTTTCCCTCAGCGCCCTGGCCGCGCAGGCGGACACGCACCTGCAAGCGCCCGTATGGGACGACGCGGCCGGACACGCCCTGATCGGCAACATAACCGCCGCCGTGGGCATCGTAGCTGACCTCACCCCGCCAGTCGTGACGCCTGCAGCGCACCTCGCGTACCAGCAGCGGCCCTATCCGGTGACCCTTCAGCTGCAGCACACCGGTGCAGGCCTGCTGCTGACGTGCGAGCACGCCCCGGAAGTGGCCCCCAGCATGGCCAGGACGTTCGTGCGCGCGGTCGCGCAGTTGCTGGGTAGAGCTGCCCTCCAGAGTCCAGCCTGCGCCCTGCCCCTCCTGAGCGACGAGGCGCACGCCGAGGTGGCGGCGCTCGGGCGCTCGGCAGCGGCTCCCGCGCGGCCCACTGCCCGGCTGGACGAGGCTTTTACCCGGCAGGCGGCCGCCTGCCCGGACGCCCCAGCCCTCAGCTGTGAGGACCAAACCTTGAGGTACGGGGAGCTCAACGGGCGCGCCGACGCTGTGGCCCGTGCCCTCCGGGCCCATGGTCTGAAAGACCATGAGCGGGTCGGGGTGTGCCTGGAGCGCTCACTAGATCTCGTGGTCGTCCTGCTGGGTATTCTTAAGGCGGGCGGCACATACGTGCCGATGGACCCAACCTACCCGCGCGAGCGGCTGCAGCACACTGTCACAGACGCGCAGGTGCGGCTGGTGGTCACGGACCTGCCAAACTTCCCGCTCGCCCCGGACGGCCAGGCACTCGCCCCGGACGCCGTGAGTGCATACGGAGCCACGCTCACGGCGCCGCTCCCCGCGCCCACCACCACGGCGGAGGACGCCGCGTACGTCATCTTTACATCTGGCTCAACCGGGAAACCCAAGGGTGTGGCAGTGCCGCATGCAAACGTGGGGCAACTGATCGCCGTCACGCGTGACGACTTCGGGCTGGGGCCTAACGACACCTGGACGATGTTTCATTCGGCGTCTTTCGATTTCTCTGTCTGGGAGATCTGGGGCGCGCTGCTCACTGGTGGTCACTTGGTGGTCGTGCCGTATTGGGTGTCCCGCGACCCAGCCGAATTTCACGACCTGCTGCGCGAGCGCCGCGTGACTGTCCTGAACCAGACGCCGTCTGCGTTTACGCAGCTGATCGAGGCGGACCGCACCCGCCCGCCCCTGGGTGTGCGCCTCGTCATCTTCGGCGGAGAACCCCTGCACGCGCCGGTGCTGCTGCGCTGGTTCGACCGGTACCCAGAACGCCATTGCCGCCTGGTAAATATGTTCGGTATCACGGAAACCACGGTGCATGTCACGGCCCTCACTGTGCGGCGCCGGGAAGCGTTGCAGGCGTCGCGCTCAGTGGGCCCGGCACTTCCCGGCTGGCACCTGTACGTCATGGACGCGCAGCAGCGCCTGCTGCCGCCTGGGGTGCCGGGGGAAATCTACGTAGGCGGTGACGGCGTGGCCCTCGGGTACCTCAACCGTGACGAGCTGACCCGCGAGCGTTTCCTGCCGGACCCATTCGCGCCGGGCCGCATGTACCGCAGCGGCGACAAGGGCCGCCTGCGTCTGGACGGGCAGCTTGAACACCTCGGCCGCCTGGACTCGCAGGTCAAGCTGCGCGGTTTCCGCATTGAACTGGAAGAGATCCGGCACGTGCTGATGGGCGCGCCGCATGTCACGGCAGCCGCGGTCGTCGTTCACCAGCCGGACCCAAACGATTCTGCCAGCGCCCGGCTGGACGCCTACGTCACGTTAGACGCCCCCGGACCCGCCCAGAGCGACCTGGGAGACGTGCGGCGCCACGCGGCGCAGCACCTGCCGCCCTTCATGCAGCCCGCCACGTTCACGCGGCTGAATCACGTGCCCCTCACCGCGAACGGCAAGCTGGACGTCCGGCGCCTGCCGCCCGCCCAGCCTCCCCGGGCACCGGACCCAGACGTGGCGGCGCCCAGCCGGGCCGCCAGCGCCGAGGAGGTGCTGCGGCAACTGTTCGAGCAGGTCCTCAGCGTCCCGGTCGGTCTGGACGACAACTTCTTCGAGCTGGGTGGCAACTCCCTATACGCCGTGCGGATCTCCGCGCTGCTGCGCGAGCGGGGATTACCCGCCCTGCCGCTGCGGGAACTGTACGTTCACCAGACCGTGCGCCGCCTGGCACCGTTCATCGCACTGGCCGCCGCCGGACCGAGGTGA
- a CDS encoding thioesterase II family protein: MHHVHLLCLPFAGAGASIYRSWSALAPHINVLPVQLPGREQRFIEEAHRDAHTAADALAQEVQPRLTPGVPVALFGHSMGAVLAYELTRRLLDRHVPVQHLWVSGSPSPWAPRAYTATGLTDEAFLARVSEFAGYTHEALQDPDMRALLLPTLRADVELHEQYRPQSDQPLAVPVTALRGATDELVSAEDLLGWQRATTQPLTAAELPGGHMYFLDDPAPLLDRLTQQLLPDSVPA, encoded by the coding sequence ATGCATCACGTTCACCTGCTGTGCCTGCCCTTTGCTGGTGCTGGCGCGTCCATTTACCGGTCCTGGAGCGCTCTGGCTCCCCACATCAATGTCCTACCCGTACAGTTGCCCGGCCGCGAGCAACGCTTCATTGAAGAGGCCCACCGCGACGCCCATACCGCCGCCGACGCCCTGGCGCAGGAAGTGCAGCCCCGGTTGACCCCCGGCGTCCCCGTTGCTCTGTTCGGGCACAGCATGGGCGCGGTGCTGGCGTACGAACTCACCCGGCGCCTGCTGGACCGGCATGTGCCTGTGCAGCACCTGTGGGTCAGTGGCTCACCCAGCCCCTGGGCGCCCCGCGCGTACACCGCCACGGGCCTGACCGACGAAGCGTTCCTGGCGCGCGTCTCCGAGTTCGCCGGGTACACGCATGAGGCCCTTCAGGATCCGGACATGCGGGCGCTACTGCTCCCCACCCTGCGCGCCGACGTGGAACTGCACGAGCAGTACCGGCCGCAATCGGATCAGCCTCTCGCCGTGCCGGTCACAGCCTTACGCGGTGCGACCGATGAACTGGTGAGTGCCGAGGATCTGCTCGGCTGGCAGCGGGCCACCACGCAGCCTCTCACGGCCGCGGAGCTGCCTGGCGGGCACATGTACTTCCTGGATGACCCCGCGCCTCTCCTTGACCGGCTGACGCAGCAGCTTCTACCGGACAGCGTCCCAGCCTGA
- a CDS encoding non-ribosomal peptide synthetase, which translates to MTTSHRRPLGAALQGALARTATQVNATPGTVVLGAWLILLHHLYGEDTPAVDQLDTAGQGYPVPGGVTGDQSCLELLHTLAGGQITGAIRPGAWQFGASATAGAAPVAIWLEGPDELHPDTLHCAATPEGLSGAQHADLLLHVLTQVVNDPARPVRALTPWPDEQARAFAAQVTPPAQPRTWPARLEDQFAVHVARAPHRPAVTDGTVTLTYRQLDDAANAVARRLQAAGDICGQNVLIVTERHPLMVVALLGCLKAGACFVPVDARYPAERVAFMRRDAGAVQVITTGEAAEGLLLDLRALDDLGPVHRLGDADLFGHGAPLPPAGAGAAKAACLMYTSGTTGTPKGVPVPHGGIARLVHPPTFRTLGPNARVLQAGAVAFDASTFEIWAALLHGGCLQIAPRDTLLDAPALAAFLTRHGTTTALITAALFAQLAAHDPRTFQGVRELLVGGDVLPAGPAQAVLAACPDLRLLNAYGPTENSVISTLYPVTAGESGAAPIGRPIPGSTAMVCNPYGHPLPPGYVGELVVGGEGVATGYHGRPALTQEKFLPDPWRPDGRLYRTGDLARWRPDGQLEYLGRRDQQVKVRGFRVEPGEIEQALRACEGVTDAVVVARTRPHTQEVYLHGYLSGEVTVPAVQAALAQALPPHMVPARLTRLAQLPMTVNGKVDRRALPADEVTEDAPLARDLAPALLQAWSRALDAPQLQPHDDLLALGASSLTAALVSAQVEHATGRRCPAGWLFGSPSVAALIARTDAAGTHPPLKVPDVPVQARYPATAQQRRVYIEQVKEPGSAAYNLPLEVRLPGVVDPDRLLAAWQSLVDEHAILRTHFRHGDAETTQEVVPRLEARWTPLPDGAPDPLGALVAPFNPHEAPLWRIAVRPGADHTLVALDIHHLLTDGHALALLLSQWARRVAEPGTGSASVDAAYGRYATWQRSPAGAAHTSAQGAFWTELYRDAPAGADLPTDRPRPLLRDTQGATFNVDLGETRTRQVRALARQARVSTFHVLLAAYSHWLAAVTGQPDVRVGTPFAGRHLPGFDAAQGMFVNTLPLRLRPAPDLTFTAHLQEVACAALAATEHQDYPFEQLVQELGAPGTQRHPVFDSMFALQNTALHRTDVLGTTPAWRPETTGRTLFDLNVQVEDHPHQLTAAWTYATALFDLPTVKAFSALYLRLLDEALARPLAPLGDLLVSPEAAASPSLSLDFAL; encoded by the coding sequence GTGACGACCAGTCATCGCCGCCCCCTCGGCGCGGCCCTCCAAGGTGCCCTGGCGCGAACGGCCACGCAGGTGAACGCGACTCCTGGGACGGTGGTGCTGGGCGCGTGGCTGATCCTCCTGCACCACCTCTATGGGGAAGACACCCCCGCCGTGGATCAGCTGGATACCGCCGGCCAGGGGTACCCAGTGCCTGGCGGGGTGACGGGCGACCAGTCGTGCTTAGAACTGCTGCACACGCTGGCCGGCGGCCAGATCACCGGGGCCATCCGGCCCGGCGCGTGGCAGTTCGGCGCGTCCGCAACGGCCGGCGCGGCCCCCGTGGCGATCTGGCTTGAAGGCCCGGATGAGCTGCACCCGGACACGCTCCACTGCGCGGCCACACCCGAGGGGCTGAGCGGCGCCCAGCACGCGGATCTGCTGCTGCACGTCCTGACGCAGGTGGTCAACGACCCGGCGCGGCCGGTCCGGGCCCTGACGCCCTGGCCGGACGAACAGGCTCGGGCGTTTGCCGCGCAGGTCACTCCGCCCGCCCAGCCCCGAACGTGGCCCGCGCGACTTGAAGATCAGTTTGCAGTGCACGTCGCCCGGGCCCCCCACCGCCCTGCCGTGACGGACGGGACGGTCACCCTCACGTACCGGCAGCTGGACGACGCCGCGAACGCCGTGGCGCGCCGCCTGCAGGCCGCTGGAGATATCTGTGGCCAGAACGTCCTAATCGTTACCGAACGTCACCCGCTCATGGTGGTCGCCCTGCTGGGCTGCCTGAAGGCGGGCGCGTGCTTCGTGCCGGTGGACGCGCGCTATCCAGCCGAGCGAGTGGCGTTCATGCGGCGCGACGCGGGCGCCGTGCAGGTCATCACGACTGGCGAGGCCGCTGAGGGCCTGCTGCTTGACCTGCGGGCGCTAGACGACCTGGGGCCGGTCCACCGCCTGGGAGACGCGGACCTGTTCGGGCACGGCGCCCCCTTGCCTCCGGCGGGGGCAGGCGCAGCGAAAGCAGCGTGCCTGATGTACACCTCTGGCACGACCGGCACGCCCAAAGGGGTGCCGGTCCCCCACGGGGGCATTGCGCGGCTCGTGCATCCCCCCACGTTCAGGACGCTGGGGCCAAACGCGCGGGTGCTGCAGGCAGGGGCCGTAGCCTTTGACGCGTCCACCTTCGAGATCTGGGCGGCGCTGCTTCATGGTGGGTGCCTGCAGATTGCGCCGCGTGACACGCTGCTTGACGCTCCGGCGCTCGCCGCGTTCCTCACGCGGCATGGCACCACGACAGCGCTGATCACCGCCGCGCTGTTCGCGCAACTCGCCGCGCATGACCCCCGGACCTTCCAAGGGGTGCGTGAATTGCTGGTGGGCGGCGACGTCCTGCCCGCCGGTCCAGCGCAGGCCGTGCTGGCCGCCTGCCCGGATCTGCGCCTGCTGAATGCTTACGGCCCCACCGAGAACAGCGTGATCTCTACGCTATACCCCGTCACGGCAGGCGAGAGCGGGGCCGCCCCAATTGGCCGGCCTATCCCGGGGTCGACCGCCATGGTGTGCAACCCGTACGGGCATCCTCTGCCGCCCGGTTACGTGGGCGAACTGGTGGTGGGCGGCGAGGGCGTGGCCACTGGGTACCACGGGCGCCCGGCACTCACGCAGGAAAAGTTCCTGCCTGACCCTTGGCGTCCGGACGGGCGCCTGTACCGGACGGGCGACCTGGCCCGGTGGCGACCAGACGGACAGCTGGAGTACCTCGGCCGGCGCGACCAGCAGGTCAAGGTGCGCGGCTTCCGGGTGGAGCCCGGGGAGATCGAGCAGGCCCTGCGCGCCTGTGAGGGTGTGACGGACGCGGTGGTGGTCGCCCGCACGCGGCCCCACACGCAGGAGGTATACCTTCACGGCTACCTGAGTGGCGAGGTCACGGTCCCGGCCGTGCAGGCGGCGCTGGCCCAGGCGCTGCCGCCCCACATGGTGCCCGCCCGCCTGACGCGCCTGGCGCAGCTACCCATGACCGTCAACGGCAAGGTAGACCGCCGCGCCCTTCCGGCAGATGAAGTGACCGAGGACGCGCCACTGGCCCGTGACCTCGCGCCCGCGCTGCTGCAGGCCTGGTCACGGGCGCTGGACGCTCCGCAGCTTCAACCGCACGATGACCTGCTGGCACTGGGCGCCTCTTCGCTCACGGCGGCGCTGGTCTCGGCGCAGGTGGAGCACGCCACCGGGCGGCGCTGCCCGGCTGGGTGGCTGTTTGGCTCGCCCAGCGTCGCGGCCCTGATTGCCCGGACGGACGCGGCTGGCACGCACCCGCCACTGAAGGTGCCGGACGTGCCGGTTCAGGCCCGCTATCCGGCCACGGCGCAGCAGCGCCGCGTGTACATCGAGCAGGTCAAGGAGCCGGGCAGCGCGGCGTACAACCTGCCTCTCGAAGTGCGGCTGCCTGGTGTGGTTGATCCGGACCGGCTGCTCGCCGCGTGGCAGAGCCTCGTTGATGAGCACGCCATTCTCCGCACCCACTTTCGCCATGGCGACGCTGAGACCACGCAGGAGGTCGTGCCCCGCCTGGAGGCGCGCTGGACGCCCCTGCCGGACGGTGCCCCCGACCCACTCGGGGCCCTGGTGGCCCCCTTTAATCCGCATGAGGCGCCCCTATGGCGGATTGCGGTGCGGCCCGGCGCTGATCACACGCTGGTGGCGCTTGACATCCACCACCTCCTGACCGACGGGCACGCGCTAGCACTGCTGCTCTCGCAGTGGGCGCGCCGCGTGGCGGAACCCGGCACCGGCAGCGCGTCCGTAGACGCCGCGTACGGCCGCTACGCGACGTGGCAGCGTAGCCCGGCGGGCGCCGCGCACACCAGCGCTCAGGGCGCCTTCTGGACTGAGCTGTACCGGGATGCACCCGCCGGAGCCGATCTGCCCACGGACCGGCCCCGACCGCTGCTGCGGGACACCCAAGGCGCGACCTTCAACGTGGACCTGGGCGAGACCCGAACCCGTCAGGTGCGGGCCCTGGCCCGCCAGGCGCGCGTGTCAACCTTCCATGTGCTGCTGGCGGCCTACAGCCACTGGCTGGCGGCCGTCACCGGACAGCCGGACGTGCGTGTCGGCACGCCCTTTGCCGGGAGGCACCTGCCGGGCTTTGATGCGGCCCAGGGGATGTTTGTGAACACCCTCCCGCTGCGCCTGCGCCCGGCCCCAGACCTGACCTTCACCGCGCACCTGCAAGAGGTGGCGTGCGCCGCTCTGGCTGCCACTGAGCATCAGGACTACCCATTCGAGCAGCTGGTGCAGGAGCTGGGGGCACCCGGCACGCAGCGTCACCCAGTGTTCGACAGCATGTTCGCCCTGCAAAATACCGCCCTGCACCGCACGGACGTCCTGGGGACCACCCCCGCGTGGCGGCCAGAGACCACTGGCCGCACGCTGTTCGACCTGAACGTACAGGTTGAAGATCATCCTCACCAGCTGACGGCCGCCTGGACGTACGCCACGGCTCTGTTCGACCTACCCACCGTCAAGGCGTTCAGCGCCCTGTACCTGCGCCTGCTGGACGAGGCGCTGGCCCGGCCCCTGGCGCCGCTCGGCGACCTGCTGGTCAGCCCGGAGGCCGCGGCGTCCCCTTCGCTTTCCCTTGATTTCGCGCTGTGA
- a CDS encoding antibiotic biosynthesis monooxygenase family protein — protein sequence MIHIWATVHVEDVQHFIGVFSTIGAHVRRQHGGQRSWLFTVPEQANQLRVLFEWESRESFDAFLADTEVRATMQSSGTIGRPDFLFLEALADLPA from the coding sequence ATGATCCACATTTGGGCCACCGTTCATGTTGAAGACGTGCAGCACTTTATCGGTGTCTTCTCAACCATTGGCGCGCACGTCCGGCGCCAACATGGCGGCCAGCGGAGCTGGCTCTTCACCGTCCCAGAACAGGCCAATCAACTCCGCGTCCTCTTCGAATGGGAGAGCCGCGAAAGCTTTGATGCGTTTCTGGCGGATACCGAAGTGCGGGCCACCATGCAGTCCAGCGGCACCATCGGCCGACCAGACTTCCTGTTTTTAGAGGCCCTGGCTGACCTGCCGGCTTGA
- a CDS encoding SDR family oxidoreductase: MRAPTLDTASLDGKTVIITGAARGLGRACATRFAQQGAALVLMDVPEPDPLVPYALGTASQLDYTAELCRDAGVPVLTHDVDVRRPNAVKRAVQAALDRFGTVDTLINNAGIAAPSGKATHDITEDEWALMVDVDLSGAWRMIQAVGPIMTRQRSGSIVNVASTAGLVGYRHFAGYVAAKHGVIGLTRAAALDYAPLKVRVNALCPGSVRDDVTVEGRMLTEIARSLDVPVSEHEETFVQAQPMNALIEPDDIASAALWLASDASRQVTGTVLTVDGGFTTR; encoded by the coding sequence ATGCGCGCCCCTACGCTGGACACGGCCTCCCTGGACGGCAAGACCGTCATCATCACGGGCGCGGCCCGCGGCCTTGGCCGGGCCTGCGCCACTCGCTTCGCCCAGCAGGGCGCGGCCCTGGTGCTCATGGACGTCCCCGAGCCGGACCCGCTGGTGCCCTACGCCCTGGGCACCGCCAGCCAGTTGGATTACACCGCTGAGCTCTGCCGCGACGCCGGCGTGCCCGTCCTTACCCACGATGTGGATGTGCGCCGGCCTAACGCAGTAAAGCGCGCCGTTCAGGCCGCCCTGGACCGCTTCGGAACCGTGGACACCCTGATCAACAACGCGGGCATCGCCGCGCCCAGCGGCAAGGCTACACACGACATCACCGAAGACGAGTGGGCGCTGATGGTAGATGTCGACCTGTCCGGCGCCTGGCGCATGATTCAGGCGGTCGGACCCATCATGACGCGTCAGCGTTCCGGCAGCATCGTCAACGTCGCGTCCACCGCCGGGCTGGTCGGGTACCGGCATTTCGCTGGGTACGTGGCCGCCAAGCACGGCGTGATCGGCCTGACGCGCGCCGCTGCGCTGGACTACGCTCCGCTGAAAGTCCGGGTCAACGCTCTGTGCCCCGGCTCCGTGCGGGACGACGTGACGGTCGAGGGACGCATGCTGACCGAAATCGCCCGGTCGCTGGACGTCCCCGTCTCGGAGCACGAGGAGACGTTTGTGCAGGCCCAGCCCATGAACGCCCTGATCGAACCGGACGACATCGCGTCCGCCGCCCTGTGGCTGGCGTCCGACGCGTCCAGGCAGGTCACCGGCACGGTCCTCACCGTGGACGGTGGCTTCACCACGCGCTGA